The DNA window GCGGACCCCTTCGGCGCACCGAGCCCGCTTAAAACAATCTCCACTTTAAAATGAGttaaatgagttttttttccctttttatttaaaaaacttgACAAATTTAATTCAAAGATAAATAATATAATGCACGAGAGAGTCTGTAATCAATCGCCTTACTGGTTGGTGATGCCGTTAATTGAAGAAAGTGCCTTTAAATCGATCAAGGAATAAAGTCTTCAGTCGTACTGTCGCAGCCAGGAGCTCTCGGCTGCGACCGCTCGTGAGTCAACTCCTCGTGTCGTCCACAGCATATATGAACGCTCCCGAGTCGAGTCAACGCGCGGACCCACCTGCCGTCCATTAGATTCGATTCCAAAGCGGACAGTTCGATGAAGAACCGTGTCCAGATCGTACGGTCCGAGAAATCTCCGACCCGGTCCACGACCCCGCGTGAGCCGCGGTCGAGTTCACGACCCAAACGCGTGCTCTGGCTGCTGTGCTGGCCGCCTCCCCGTTCCCTCGCCGGATCATATTTAAAACTGCTATGTTGATCGATCCTACTAACTCTTCGATCCCATGGACGCCAACGATGAGTCGccgacgccgccgccgccgccgcaccGGAGAGTGTGGGTCAGGGAACGGTCCTGTGATTGGTGGGACCGCCACAACTCCCCGGAGCTCCCGGAGGCAGAGTTCCGGCGCGCTTTCCGCATGTCCCGCGCCACCTTCGACTTCCTCTGCGACGCCCTCGGCTCCGCCGTCGCGAAGGAGGACACGGCGCTCCGCGCCGCCATCCCGGTCCGCCAGCGAGTCGCCGTGTGCGTGTGGCGCCTCGCCACCGGCGAGTCGCTCCGCCTCGTCTCGCGCCGCTTCGGCCTCGGCATCTCCACCTGCCACAAGCTCGTCGTCGAAGTGTGCACCGCCATCCGCGTGGTGCTGATGCAGGGGATGCTAGCGTGGCCCGACCCGGCGCGCGGGGCGGAGGCCGTGGGAAGGTTCGAGACGATTTCCGGAGGGATCTCCGGCGTCGTGGGGTCGATGTACACCACCCACATCCCCGTGACGGCGCCGCGGGAGAACGCGGCCGCCTACTTCAACCGCCGCCTCACGGAACGGAACCAGAGGACGAGCTACACCGTGACGCTGCAGGGAGTGGTGGACCCCGACGGCATCTTCACCGACGTATTCATCGGGTGGCCGGGATCAATGGCCGACGAACAGGTGCTGGAGAATTCGGCGCTGTACCAGCGCGGGAACGGAGGGATGCTCGGCGGCGCCTACTGGATCGTAGGCGGCGCAAGCTACCCGCTTCTTGATTGGCTGCTGGTGCCGTACGTCCAGGTAGGTATCCCAAGTCACCAAAGTTGAATCAAATTTTTTGGCAAAATCAATTTGATAATTATAAAACTAAAATACGGTAAAATACGAGGAAGGGCCAAAACCGTTGGCTAATTTGAATTTTGACACGCCCAACGCGCAGGGGAACCTGACGTGGGTCCAGCACACGTTCAACGAGAGGGCCGCGGCGATGACTGCGGTGGCGAGGGAGGCGTTCCGGCGGCTGAAGGGGCGGTGGGGGTGCCTTCGGCAGAGGACGGAGGTGAAGCTGCAGGACCTGCCGCTGGTGATCGGCGCCTGCTGCGTGCTGCACAACCTGTGCGAGATGACGCGGGAGGAGATGGGGGAGGAGCTGCTCGGGTTCCCGCTGGAGGACTACGATATGCTGAGCGTGAGCGGCGTCAGGTCCGCCGGCGCAGCGCAGGCGAGAGATGCAATTGCTCACAGCCTCTTCCATGGAACAGCTCCGCCGTAAGCTCTATCTATTGAAAGTACGATCGGCAGTCGGCACGGTTTGATTTGTTTTGTAATTTACgtgctaaatttttttttgtggGTCGAATAATTTATGTACTTTTTTTTAGCACGTATAATTCTTAATAATGCCACGGTCAATCTTTTGACTCGTCCCAGCGCCCTCATCAATTTGTCCCTAGATCAACATGGGGGAAGTTATGCTCGGTCacaccgagtttcgaccccaagacctcatgtgacaataccttatgtcttaaccatcgcaccgctcCGAAGGGACGATTGTAATGATGATTCAACCACAATTGATAATGATCCCTCTTAAAATTCATCATCTTCCTATGTTATAATTTGTGTTAGGAAGAGTAGTCGGAGGCCGTTTGAAGTCTACCTCTCGGCGCCATTACAAAAAGTTGTGAACTTGATTGTAATGATGTTATTATGACTAGATTGTAATGATGATTCAGCCatgattaattatttatatttttttaaaatcatcatTTCCTTATGTTATAGTTTAGATTAGAAAGAGTAGTCGAAGGTCGCCTGAAGGCTACCTCACTGGCGACGAGCAACCTGATCACTTGTCCTTCATCGTCAGACTTTGGACAACTTCCGGCCACCCATCTTTGATCTAAACTATAACTGAGGGATGATAAATCTAAGGAGATATTATAATCAATTGTGACTAGATTACCATTATGAtataaccctaattccatataaTCTATCCTCTAGTTAAAATGAACAAAGAGATCGGATCTTCCAGcgccattaaaaaaaaaagttgtgaACTTGCCACTTGGCGCAAGCCCAAGTGTGATTCTGACTAAGCACGATTTTAGCAGCTGGGCCGTGGCCCGGCAGATGGGCCATTGGATGCTTGATATAGAAGGCTCCGCAGGCAAGCTGCTCGCTCTCCGTCGTTCGTCACTTTAAATTCTGATTAGGGGCTAGGGTTCATCGTCTCGCAACATCGGATGGGAACCAAGCATACCAGCCGCGGCCCTAGGCGGCGGAGTAGCGTCTCCGCCGTACGAGACTTTCCGAAGGGATGTGGCCCGTCCGTTGATCACCCTCCTACGTCCTCCAATCCCGAGCCGTCCTCCCCGAACGACGTCCCGGAGGTGGAGGCCGTACCGCGACCTCCGGGCACCGATGAGACGGAGGCCACTGCTTCTGGGGATCGATCGACACATGAAAGTTACGATTTTGACCGGCGGAGGAACCTCGCGTCGCCAATACGACGCTTCCCTGTTGGCTCTGGACGTGATGCTAACCCTAGTAATCCAAATGTGAAAAGGGGAAAGGATGACGTGCTCGGCGTCAACAAGCAAAGCCAGGACGGCGCACTTGAAAAGATTGTGATTGTTTCGGCTCTCATGGCTGCTCCCAACTGTCCTTGGAGAAATCCGAGCAAGGTTCGCCTGAGGAAGCCGGCACGAACCAAAGTCTCTGAATGAACAGTCGAAGCCTTTCCACCGCTTACTTTTGGCTCAAGAATATTTTGTCTGAATAGCATAATCGTAGGATGTGAGTTATCCCTGTGCCCCTTCGCATGGTCACCTCAATGCCTTGCGCTGCTCATGTAACTTGTTTCTGTTATTGTGTTACTAGAGATTGGGTAGTCTTGATTTGTTTCTTGGAGAAATTTGTGTTGTATTTTCGTACAGTCCTTGACACTTGATGCTTATTCATCTCCTTGATTGCACATACACTGGTAAAGAAAACAAGATTGATTGATTTGGGCAAAACTTTAGCTTTTCTGATCTAGTTTCTTGAACTTTTCCTCGTACATATATATATAGTCTCAATGCCTTGCGCTGCTCATGTAACTTGTTTCTGTTATTGTGTTACTAGAGATTGGGTAGTCTTGATTTATTTCTTGGAGAAATTTGTGTTGTATTTTCGAACAGTCCTTGACACTTGATGCTTATTCATCTCCTTGATTGCACATACACTGGTAAAGAAAACAAGATTGGTTGATTTGGGCAAAACTTTACTTTTCTGATCTAGTTTCTTGAACTTTTCCTCGtacatatatatatagtttcAAAGCTCTTTCCCAAGTTGGAGTTTTGAAGCTTAATAGAATCACAGCATAACAACTTCTCTGGGATTTGATAAACTTATCTGCCAACTAATCATTGGACAATAAAGTGATACAAATTTCCTTAAGTTGCTTGTTTCTCAAAAATTTAAGGTCAATATCAGCATGCTTGGTTCTTTTGTGAGACACTGAATTATATGTAATGTTGATTGTAGTTGATTATCACATACTGCCATTTCAGTTCCTGCCTTGGCAAATCATTCACCAAACCATTTCTCTCACATGTCAAGTACCACAAAACACAACATTTTGACAGGGATCACAATTGACAATTTTGGATTTTGAGAAAGTTGACAGTTGCATATCTGTAGTCAACAATACTGCCATGGCATAGTTATGATTTGGTCCAATTTGAGCAAGAGAAGCTTAGATATGATCTCTGATACGTATATGCAGAGACAGTTGAATAATATGACTCGCATGATAAGATCGCGACCTAACATGTCTAACATGCTCAAATATGGATAGGATACATGGCTTAATTGATTTCTACAAAAGAAGCAGGATTGCACTCTTCTCCACATATACTTCAGTCTGGAGATCTTCTACACATAATGACCATTCAACTTGAATTTGGTAATCTCTTAAATGCCCAAAAGGATTAGTACTTTGTACATAAACTAAGGGTTATTAATTTTCTTTGAGATGGTTTCTACTTATTTATTCTGGTAAACTCTGATTGGGCACTTCTTCAGTTAGTACCTCAAAGAAATGGATACCTGACCTTAAAAGGATATGTTAGTTCACCCATGATTTTGCTATTAAGAAGCAAGtccattgtggcaaaaggcgaatacgctcgcccccagcgcccccatcaatccgtcccaaggccaacacggaggaggcaaatcacgggcggctactagcctttgaaataatgactagctcataagggaggtatttacctcggttttgccgagatttgaactttagacctcattgtgacaacacctcatgtgctaaccatgctaaccactagaccca is part of the Zingiber officinale cultivar Zhangliang unplaced genomic scaffold, Zo_v1.1 ctg207, whole genome shotgun sequence genome and encodes:
- the LOC122036766 gene encoding protein ANTAGONIST OF LIKE HETEROCHROMATIN PROTEIN 1-like; translated protein: MDANDESPTPPPPPHRRVWVRERSCDWWDRHNSPELPEAEFRRAFRMSRATFDFLCDALGSAVAKEDTALRAAIPVRQRVAVCVWRLATGESLRLVSRRFGLGISTCHKLVVEVCTAIRVVLMQGMLAWPDPARGAEAVGRFETISGGISGVVGSMYTTHIPVTAPRENAAAYFNRRLTERNQRTSYTVTLQGVVDPDGIFTDVFIGWPGSMADEQVLENSALYQRGNGGMLGGAYWIVGGASYPLLDWLLVPYVQGNLTWVQHTFNERAAAMTAVAREAFRRLKGRWGCLRQRTEVKLQDLPLVIGACCVLHNLCEMTREEMGEELLGFPLEDYDMLSVSGVRSAGAAQARDAIAHSLFHGTAPP